A genomic stretch from Camelus dromedarius isolate mCamDro1 chromosome 10, mCamDro1.pat, whole genome shotgun sequence includes:
- the IER5L gene encoding immediate early response gene 5-like protein encodes MECALDAQSLISISLRKIHSSRTQRGGIKLHKNLLVSYVLRNARQLYLSERYAELYRRQQQQQQQQQQPPHHQHQHLAYAAPGMPASATDFGPLQLGGGGDAEAREPVARHQLHQLHQLHQLHLQQQLHQHQHPAPRGCAAAAAGAPAGGAGALSELPGCAALQPLHGAPHRGQPLEPLQPGPAPLPPPAPSALCPRDPRTSAACSVPSAPPGAAPQAAAAPSPPASPAPASSPGFYRGAYPAPSDFGVHCSSQTTVLDLDTHVVTTVENGYLHQDCCASAHCPCCGQGAPGPGLASAAGCKRKYYPGQEEDDDDEEDAGDLGAEPPGGAPFTPCKRARFEDFCPDSSPDASNISNLISIFGSGFTGLVSRQPDSSEQPPPLNGQLCAKQALASLGAWTRAIVAF; translated from the coding sequence ATGGAGTGCGCCCTGGACGCCCAGAGCCTGATCAGCATCTCCCTGCGCAAGATCCACAGCTCCCGGACCCAGCGCGGCGGCATCAAGCTGCACAAGAACCTCCTGGTGTCCTACGTGCTCCGCAACGCGCGCCAGCTCTACCTGAGCGAGCGCTACGCCGAGCTCTACCGgcgccagcagcagcagcagcagcaacagcagcagccgCCTCACCACCAACACCAGCACCTCGCGTACGCGGCACCCGGCATGCCGGCCAGCGCGACCGACTTCGGCCCGCTCCAACTTGGCGGTGGCGGGGACGCGGAGGCGCGCGAGCCGGTCGCCCGGCACCAGCTGCACCAGCTCCACCAGCTCCACCAGCTGCACCTCCAGCAGCAGctgcaccagcaccagcacccgGCGCCCAGGGGCTGcgcagcggcggcggccggggCGCCCGCGGGCGGCGCGGGGGCGCTCTCGGAGCTGCCCGGGTGCGCCGCGCTCCAGCCGCTGCACGGCGCGCCCCACCGCGGGCAGCCCTTGGAGCCGCTGCAACCGGGTCCtgcgccgctgccgccgcccgcGCCCTCTGCTCTCTGCCCGCGGGACCCTCGCACCTCTGCCGCCTGCTCCGTGCCCTCTGCGCCCCCAGGGGCCGCCCCTCAGGCCgctgccgccccctccccgcccgcctccccagcccccgcctcctcccccgGCTTCTACCGGGGCGCATACCCGGCCCCCTCGGACTTCGGTGTGCACTGCAGCAGCCAGACCACTGTGCTGGACCTGGACACTCACGTGGTGACCACGGTGGAAAACGGCTACTTGCACCAGGACTGCTGCGCCTCCGCCCACTGCCCCTGCTGTGGCCAGGGCGCCCCGGGACCCGGCCTGGCATCCGCCGCCGGCTGCAAGCGCAAGTATTACCCTGGCCAGGAGGAGGACGACGACGACGAAGAGGACGCGGGCGACCTGGGGGCCGAGCCCCCCGGGGGCGCCCCGTTCACCCCCTGCAAGCGCGCCCGCTTCGAGGACTTCTGCCCGGACTCGTCCCCGGACGCGTCCAACATCTCAAACTTGATCTCCATCTTTGGCTCGGGCTTCACGGGGCTGGTGAGCCGACAGCCGGACTCCTCCGAGCAGCCGCCGCCGCTCAACGGGCAGCTGTGCGCCAAGCAGGCGCTCGCCAGCCTCGGCGCCTGGACTCGAGCCATTGTCGCCTTCTAG